One Geothermobacter hydrogeniphilus genomic window, TCAGCTTGCTGCGCCAACCTGTCCCGTGAGGTTCATTAACCACCGCCTCAAGCCCTTTACGGACGGCGGCCAGGTTTTTCGGTGACAGGGCGACGGCACGGATCTGTTCCGGTTCCTGGACCAGGACGTCCTGGCCGGACATATCTTCGATACGTTTGAGGATCTGTGGGCGCATGACCTTGCCGCCATTGGCCACCGCCGCGGTCATCACCGCCAGTTGCAATGGCGTGGCAAGGTCATAGCCCTGCCCGATAGCGGCGATCACCGTCTCTCCATCGTACCAGCGTTCATTGAAACGGCGGTGTTTCCAGTCACGGGTCGGGATCAGGCCGCTTTTCTCTCCCTCAAGCAGCACCCCGGTGGGCCGGCCGAGCCCGAGAGCAAAGGCCATCTCGGACAACTTGTCGATGCCGAGGTCAAGGGCCACCCGGTAAAACCAGACATCGCAGGATTCACGCAGCGCCTTTTTCAGGTTGGTCCGACCGTGTCCGCCCTTTTTCCAGCAGCGGAACACCCGCCTTCCGAGCTCGATCGCCCCTTCGTCGTCTACTGTCGTTCGCGGCGTGGCAACCCCCGCTTCAAGGGCCGCCAGCGCGGTGACGATTTTAAAGGTTGATCCGGGCGGATACTGACCGCGCAAGGCCTTGTTCTGCAGAGGATGGCGAGGATTATTGAGCAGCGCTTTCCACTCTTCCGGAGAAATGCCGCGAGCAAACTGTTCGGGATCAAACGATGGACGACTGGCCATGGCGAGGATTTCACCACTGGCGACATCCAGCGCAACAGCGGCCCCCGCCTGGTCACCGAAGGCCTTTTCCGTCGCCCGCTGCAGTTCCCGGTCGATGGTCAGATAAACCTTGTCGCCCGGGACCGGTTCGCGGGTCCGCAGACTGCGCATCTCCTTGCCCCGCACATCCACCTCAAGCAACCGTTCGCCATCCTTGCCGCGCAGGTAGGGCTCCAGCTCTTTTTCCAATCCGCTCTTGCCGATAAAATCTCCTGAACGATAACCGTCATCGGCCAGATCCTGCAGTTTATCCTCGGTAATTTCACCGATATAACCGAACAGGTGGGCCGCCAGTTCACCGTTCGGATAAGCCCGCAGGGGATGGACTTCAACCAGCACGCCGGGCAGTTCGGGGGCATGCTCCTGGACAATCTCCATCTTTTCCCGGCCGACATCATCGGCCAGCCGTACCGGGCGGTAAGGAGGGAGGCGGCGCCCGGCCTGCCAGCGTTTCAGCAACTCGGCCGCCGGAACCTGCAGCAGCTCCGCCAACCGGCCCAGCAACTTCTCCGGATCGTCGACATCCTGGCGCATGACGGAGATATTGAAGGAAGGTCGGTTATCGATCAGCAATTCCCCGTTGCGATCATAGATCGGTCCGCGCGGAGCGGTCAGCGGCACATAGCGGATACGGTTTTTTTCCGACAGTTCACTGTAACGCTGACCGCTGATGACCTGCAGGTACCAGAGCCGCATGATCAGCAGCAGAAAGACCAGCAGCGCCACCAGCGAAACCACCAGCAGCCGCCGGCTCTGCTGCGGGCCCTTATCCCACCCGCCGTTAAGCCCCATGACGCCTGTCCAATCGGTTCAGGCCGGGCAATTCGGCCATCGGCACCAGGCGCCGCTGAAGCCAGGGGGCAAGACGCAGCAACAGCCAGGCGGAGACGAGATTGAGCAGCAGTTGCGGGGCAAGCTGACGAACGACTTCCCACCCGAGCGGTCCGGGATCAGCGAAGGACGCGAAAAACAACAGCAGGACGGCGTCGACCAGGGTGCCGCAGGCAACCATGAACAGCAGCAGGGTCGCGTTTTCAGCATTGAAGCGGCCGACGAAAAAACGCACCAGGTCAAACACCAGCAGCAGGACCACCATGTGCAGTCCGGGGTTCGACCCGGAGAGAGCATCGAGACCGGCTCCGAACAGCAGGACCAGCAGGCCGCCGCCCAGCAGTGATTCGGTCAGGCCGACATAGACCACCAGCACCAAAATCAGGTCGGGACGGGCCTGCCATCCGAACAGCTGAGGCCAGAGAACCGTCTGGATCAGGGCAAAAAAACCGCCCAGCAACAGCAGCCCCAGAATCCGTTTCATGGTTTCTCCCTGAGCAGCACCAGCACTTCTTCAAGCCGCGAGAAATCGACGCTCGGCTCAACCTGCACCATCTGAAAGAGTCCGTAATTGCCGCGCTCGGCTTCAATCACCCGGCCGACGCGCAGTCCCTTGGGAAAGATCCCCCCCATTCCGGAGGTCACGACCTGGTCACCGGCGGCAACCTTCTCACTGCGAAGCGCATAGTCAAGTATCAGCCGGTCTCCCCTCCCCCGGCAGACAGCGCGACTGCGGGTCGGCTGAATCAACACCGCCAACGCCGAAGAGGCGTCTGTCACCAGCAGGACCCGTGACTGGTAGGGGGCAACCTGGATGGTTCGCCCCACCACCCCTTCGGCGACCACCACCGGCAGTCCCTCCCGGACACCGTCGCGGGTCCCCTTGTCAATCACCACGGTACGGAACCAGCTGGACGCATCCTCGGCGATCACCTGGGCCGGCAGCATGTTGAAGTTGACGCTCTGCTTGAAATCAAGCAGTTTTCGCAACCGCTGGTTGGCCAGCCGGGTTTCCTCAAGGGCATCGAGCCGGGCGCGCAACTGCCGGTTGGCAGTCCGCAGCTGATCATTTTCACGGGCCGTGGACACCAGCCAGAGATAGTGGTCCCAGGCATCGGCCAGGGTTTCGATGGATTGATCCAGAAGCTGCTGAAAGGGGGCGGTCAACTGCAGCAGACCGCGCTGGAAGAGACTGGTCCGGGGACGATGACGCAACTGGTAGGAATAGAACATCAGGGCAGCGAGCAGCAGGCACCCGGCGAGCAGCAGGGTCCGATACTTTCGAAACAGCTCAAGCATGTCTGCTTAATGCCCCGGTCAAGCTGGAAAGGGGCAGCGTCCGGCAGAACACTGCCCCGGTTGTAAACGGCAGGGTCAGGAGGTGACGGTCACCCGGCGCAGCAGATCCAGCTCATCGAGCACCTTGCCGGAACCGAGAACGACACTGGAAAGCGGATCCTCGGCCTGCACCACGGGGAGTCCCGTTTCTTCACGCAGCAGGTTGTCCAGATTGCGCAGCATGGCGCCGCCGCCGGCCAGCACGATCCCCTTGTCGACAATATCCGCAGCCAACTCCGGCGGTGTCCGTTCCAGGGCGATCCGTACCGCCTCGACGATGGCATTGACCGGTTCGGAGATTGCCTCACGAACTTCACTGGCGGTGATCTCGAGGGTTTTCGGAATCCCGCTGACCAGATCCCGGCCCTTGACCTCCATGGACGGATTATCATCTCCGGCGTAGGCGCTGCCGATCTCGATCTTGATCTGTTCGGCGGTCCGTTCACCGATCAGCAGATTGTACTTGCGCTTCATATGCTGCACGATCGCCTCATCGAGCTTGTCGCCGCCGACCCGGACGCTCTTCGCGTAGACGATGCCGGACAGGGAGATCACCGCCACCTCGGTGGTGCCGCCGCCGATATCGACGATCATATTTCCCGACGCCTCGGTAATCGGCAGCCCGGCGCCGATCGCCGCCGCCATCGGCTCCTCGATAAGATAGACTTCACGGGCCCCGGCCGACTCGGCCGACTCCTTGACCGCGCGTTTTTCCACCTGGGTGATGCCGGACGGAACACAGATCACGATCCGCGGCCGCACCAGCGCCTTGCGGTTGTGAACCTTCTGAATGAAATAGCGCAGCATCTCCTCGGTGATATCGAAATCAGCGATCACCCCATCCTTCATCGGACGGATGGCGACAATGCTGCCGGGGGTGCGGCCGAGCATCTTCTTGGCTTCCATGCCGACCGCCAGCACCTTTCTCTGACCGACATGGTCCTTCTGCACGGCAACCACTGAAGGCTCACTGACGACAATCCCCTTGCCCTTGAGATAGACCAGGGTATTGGCGGTGCCGAGGTCAATGGCGAGGTCGTTGGAGAACATACCCCAGAAGGCATTAAACATATTGAACATGAGATTCGAATCTCCCTGCGGACATGATGGAAGGCGCTGGTGAGCAGCGCCGAAAAATGACTGTTCACACTACCAAAAACGTCCTGCCATTTCAAGCCGTAAAAGACAAAAAGATATTGCATTTACCACCCTTATTGACTAACATGCCAGCCTGTTTTCAAACCCCGGCAAGACGCCACAAGGAGACCGTCCCATCATGCTCGATATTGTCCGCGCCAAGCAGAAGTCGATGTTCATCAAACTCGCCTTCGCCATCATCATTCTCAGCTTTGTCATCGGCTATGCCATGCTCACTTCCCCCACGGGCAACGGCGACCGGCCGAATGACCTGGCTGCCAGCGTCAACGGCAGCAAGATCAGCATGGAGGAATACCGGAGCGCCTATTCAAATATCTACAACCTCTACCAGAATATCTACCGTGACCAGTTCACCCCGGCCCTGGAAAAACAGCTCAATCTGAAACGACAGGCTCTCCAGCAGCTTGTCGACCAGCGGCTGCTGGCCCAGGAAGGGGAAAAACTCGGCATGGAGGTCAGCAAAAAGGAACTGGTTGACGCCATCGCCAAGATTCCGGCCTTCCAGGAAAACGGCGTCTTCAACAAACAGCGTTACGTCGACGTCCTCTCCTACCAGCGCCTGACCCCCGATGTTTTTGAAGAGATGCAACGCAACGACCTGCTGGTCAAGAAGGTCGGCGACTACCTGCGCGGTGAAGTCAGCGTCAGCGACGAAGACATCGAAGCCGAGTTCCGCAAGCAGAATGAAAAGGTTAACCTGGCCTTCGTCCGTTTCGCTCCGGCCCTGTTCGAAGACAAGGTCGAAATCAAGGAAGAGGCGCTCAAGGAATTCTTCCAGCAGAATCAGGAGCAGTTCCGCATCCCGGAGAAAGTCTCGATCCGCTACATCCTGTTTGATCCGGCGTCCTATGTCGACCAGGTCAAGCTTGAGCAACAGGACATTGAAAAATATTACCGCCGCCACCTCGATCAGTTTGAAATCCCCGAACAGGTTCGTGCCAGCCACGTGCTGATCCGGGTCGCCCGGGATGCTGACAAAGAGGTACGGAAAAAGAAACGCGCGCTGGCCGAAAAAATCCTGGCCGAAGCCAAAGCGGGCAAGGATTTCGCCAAGCTGGCAACAAAATACTCGGATGACAAGGCCAGCGTCGCCAAAGGCGGCGACCTGGGCTATTTCACCCGCGGTACCATGGTGAAAAGCTTTGAAGATGCCGCCTTTGCCCTGAAACCGGGAGAACTGAGCGACATTGTCACCTCCCCCTTCGGCTTCCACATCATCAAGGGCTCCGGCTACATCGAAGCGGGCGTCAAACCGCTGGAAGATGTCCTCGACGAGGTCAAGCAGGGCCTGCGCAAGGAACTCGCCCGTCAACTGGCCTACGAGAAAGCCATGGATGCCTACAACATCAATCGCAAGGCGGGAGACCTGGATGCCGCGGCCAAGAGCGCCGGTCTTGAAATCAGCGAGAGTGGTCTTTTTACCCGCGATGAGCCGGTCGGCACACTCGGCAGCCAGCCCGAACTGAACAGCGCAGCCTTTACTCTCCAGCAGGGCGCTCTTGCCCGACCGCTGAACCTGAAACAGGGCGTGATCCTGATGACCCTCAAGGAACGCCAGGAAAGCCGTCTTCCCGAATTGGCCGAAGTGCGCAAGGCCGTTGAAAAAGCTTTCCGCAGAGACAAAAGCGTCGAGTTGGCCCAAGCTGCCGCCGACAAGTTGCTGGCAGACCTGAAAACGGCCGGCGATCTCAATGCCGCCGCCGGGGCCGCCAAACTCAAAGTCGAAGAAACCGGTGATTTTGCCCGCAGTTACGGAGACTTTGTCCCCCGCATCGGTCAGAGCGCCGACCTCGCCAAACAGGCGTTCACCCTGACCGAAGAGAAGCCGGTTGCCGATCAGATTTTTGAAATCAACGGC contains:
- the mrdA gene encoding penicillin-binding protein 2 translates to MGLNGGWDKGPQQSRRLLVVSLVALLVFLLLIMRLWYLQVISGQRYSELSEKNRIRYVPLTAPRGPIYDRNGELLIDNRPSFNISVMRQDVDDPEKLLGRLAELLQVPAAELLKRWQAGRRLPPYRPVRLADDVGREKMEIVQEHAPELPGVLVEVHPLRAYPNGELAAHLFGYIGEITEDKLQDLADDGYRSGDFIGKSGLEKELEPYLRGKDGERLLEVDVRGKEMRSLRTREPVPGDKVYLTIDRELQRATEKAFGDQAGAAVALDVASGEILAMASRPSFDPEQFARGISPEEWKALLNNPRHPLQNKALRGQYPPGSTFKIVTALAALEAGVATPRTTVDDEGAIELGRRVFRCWKKGGHGRTNLKKALRESCDVWFYRVALDLGIDKLSEMAFALGLGRPTGVLLEGEKSGLIPTRDWKHRRFNERWYDGETVIAAIGQGYDLATPLQLAVMTAAVANGGKVMRPQILKRIEDMSGQDVLVQEPEQIRAVALSPKNLAAVRKGLEAVVNEPHGTGWRSKLTRVRVAGKTGTAQVVRRKSTEEEEQQTGKDKTPYRFRDHALFVAYAPADNPQIAVAVVVEHGRHGSTSAAPIAREMFRSYFHIEDLPQVDGPGYLGD
- the mreD gene encoding rod shape-determining protein MreD, with the protein product MKRILGLLLLGGFFALIQTVLWPQLFGWQARPDLILVLVVYVGLTESLLGGGLLVLLFGAGLDALSGSNPGLHMVVLLLVFDLVRFFVGRFNAENATLLLFMVACGTLVDAVLLLFFASFADPGPLGWEVVRQLAPQLLLNLVSAWLLLRLAPWLQRRLVPMAELPGLNRLDRRHGA
- the mreC gene encoding rod shape-determining protein MreC, which translates into the protein MLELFRKYRTLLLAGCLLLAALMFYSYQLRHRPRTSLFQRGLLQLTAPFQQLLDQSIETLADAWDHYLWLVSTARENDQLRTANRQLRARLDALEETRLANQRLRKLLDFKQSVNFNMLPAQVIAEDASSWFRTVVIDKGTRDGVREGLPVVVAEGVVGRTIQVAPYQSRVLLVTDASSALAVLIQPTRSRAVCRGRGDRLILDYALRSEKVAAGDQVVTSGMGGIFPKGLRVGRVIEAERGNYGLFQMVQVEPSVDFSRLEEVLVLLREKP
- a CDS encoding rod shape-determining protein: MFNMFNAFWGMFSNDLAIDLGTANTLVYLKGKGIVVSEPSVVAVQKDHVGQRKVLAVGMEAKKMLGRTPGSIVAIRPMKDGVIADFDITEEMLRYFIQKVHNRKALVRPRIVICVPSGITQVEKRAVKESAESAGAREVYLIEEPMAAAIGAGLPITEASGNMIVDIGGGTTEVAVISLSGIVYAKSVRVGGDKLDEAIVQHMKRKYNLLIGERTAEQIKIEIGSAYAGDDNPSMEVKGRDLVSGIPKTLEITASEVREAISEPVNAIVEAVRIALERTPPELAADIVDKGIVLAGGGAMLRNLDNLLREETGLPVVQAEDPLSSVVLGSGKVLDELDLLRRVTVTS
- a CDS encoding SurA N-terminal domain-containing protein gives rise to the protein MLDIVRAKQKSMFIKLAFAIIILSFVIGYAMLTSPTGNGDRPNDLAASVNGSKISMEEYRSAYSNIYNLYQNIYRDQFTPALEKQLNLKRQALQQLVDQRLLAQEGEKLGMEVSKKELVDAIAKIPAFQENGVFNKQRYVDVLSYQRLTPDVFEEMQRNDLLVKKVGDYLRGEVSVSDEDIEAEFRKQNEKVNLAFVRFAPALFEDKVEIKEEALKEFFQQNQEQFRIPEKVSIRYILFDPASYVDQVKLEQQDIEKYYRRHLDQFEIPEQVRASHVLIRVARDADKEVRKKKRALAEKILAEAKAGKDFAKLATKYSDDKASVAKGGDLGYFTRGTMVKSFEDAAFALKPGELSDIVTSPFGFHIIKGSGYIEAGVKPLEDVLDEVKQGLRKELARQLAYEKAMDAYNINRKAGDLDAAAKSAGLEISESGLFTRDEPVGTLGSQPELNSAAFTLQQGALARPLNLKQGVILMTLKERQESRLPELAEVRKAVEKAFRRDKSVELAQAAADKLLADLKTAGDLNAAAGAAKLKVEETGDFARSYGDFVPRIGQSADLAKQAFTLTEEKPVADQIFEINGKFIVAVLKKHSTADMAQLDDAKREELRTSLTKKKQDEVYRAKLDELKKKAQIEISPALASLMNEG